The Papaver somniferum cultivar HN1 chromosome 3, ASM357369v1, whole genome shotgun sequence genome includes a region encoding these proteins:
- the LOC113357439 gene encoding cuticle collagen 2-like, whose amino-acid sequence MGPGGPGGPGWGPGPGWAPAPFGGDGPLPGPLGILGALGNGLCNFASSCLSFLCCCWLLQDCFGGPGGPIGPPPPPPPPRF is encoded by the exons ATGGGACCAGGAGGTCCTGGAGGACCAGGTTGGGGTCCTGGCCCTGGATGGGCACCAGCGCCATTTGGTGGAGATGGTCCATTACCTGGACCCTTGGGTATTCTGGGGGCACTTGGGAATGGTTTGTGCAATTTTGCATCTTCATG CTTGTCCTTCTTATGTTGTTGCTGGTTGCTACAAGATTGCTTTGGCGGACCTGGTGGACCGATTggccctccaccaccaccaccaccaccacgttTCTGA
- the LOC113357438 gene encoding probable glutathione S-transferase parC, translated as MSDEVALLDFWASPYGMRVRICLAEKGIKYEYINENLRPTKGDLLLKMNPVNQKIPVLIHNGKPISESLIIVQYIDGVWNADSPSWLPADPHQRANARFWGDYIDKKMYDYGKKVFITRGEERENAKKEFVDILKVLEGELGEKLYFGGDKFGFVDIALIPFYSWFYSFEMAGNFSIEKECPKLIGWAKKCMENASVSKTLPDAVETFEELKTWYPIV; from the exons ATGAGTGATGAAGTAGCTCTATTGGATTTCTGGGCAAGTCCATATGGGATGAGAGTTAGAATATGTTTAGCAGAAAAGGGAATCAAATATGAATACATTAACGAAAACCTTAGACCAACAAAGGGAGATCTTCTTCTAAAGATGAACCCAGTTAACCAAAAAATCCCTGTTCTGATTCATAATGGTAAACCCATTTCTGAATCCCTCATAATTGTTCAATACATTGATGGAGTTTGGAATGCTGATTCTCCTTCTTGGCTACCTGCTGATCCTCATCAAAGAGCTAATGCAAGGTTCTGGGGAGATTACATTGACAAAAAG ATGTATGACTACGGAAAGAAGGTATTCATCACCAGAGGAGAAGAACGGGAGAATGCTAAGAAGGAGTTTGTTGATATTCTGAAGGTCTTGGAAGGAGAGCTCGGAGAGAAACTTTACTTTGGTGGTGACAAATTTGGGTTTGTAGATATAGCCCTGATTCCATTCTACAGCTGGTTTTATTCATTTGAGATGGCTGGGAATTTTAGTATTGAGAAAGAGTGTCCTAAATTAATTGGTTGGGCTAAGAAATGTATGGAAAATGCAAGTGTTTCTAAAACACTTCCTGATGCAGTTGAGACATTTGAAGAACTCAAAACTTGGTATCCAATTGTGTAG